AGTATGACGAAACCGTCCTGAAAAAAATGGAAGAATTCAAAGACATGGGTGGGCCGGGCAACCGCATGCAATTCAGGATGCGCGATTGATTGCTTTCCCTCCAAAAACAAAATACATGAGAAAATTCCTGCTGCTGCTTGTGCTGGTTTCATTCAGCGCGCACGCACAAACTGTAAAAATGGAAGGTTTCGTCACCGACGGCGCCGCTGTCCCGATGGAAATGGCCAATGTGATGGCGGTAAACCTCGACACCAAAGCGATGGACTCGTATTCGATTACCAATGACAAGGGACGATTCCAGCTTGCGCTCAAGCCGAATTCGGCGTATACTATCAAAATCAGTTACATCGGGTTTAAGGCCGTCGAGCTGGCCATCAATACAACTACTGAAAACATAGTGAAAAACATTACGCTTGAGGAAGGCGCGGTGCTCGATGAGGTGGAAATCGTTCATGAGATGCCGGTGTCAATCAAGGGCGATACGATTGTTTATAACGCCGATTCCTTTACCAGCGGTACAGAGCGCAAGCTCGAAGATGTGCTGAAAAAATTACCCGGCGTCGAAGTGAATGCGGATGGCGAGGTGGAAGTCGAAGGCAAGAAAGTCCAGAAGCTGATGGTGGAAGGGAAGGATTTTTTTGACGGCGATACGAAACTCGGTGTCAAGAATATCCCGGCTGATGCAATCGACAAGGTCCAGGTCCTGCGCAACTACAATGAAATCGGTGCGCTCAAAGGTCTTGAAAATAACGAGGAAAGCGTCGCGATGAACATCAAGCTCAAAGATGGCAAGAAGAATTTCTGGTTCGGCGATTTCACGGCTGCGGCTGGGCCGGATAAGCGTTATCTGGTGAATCCCAAACTCTTTTACTACAATCCGAAATACAGCGTCAACCTGATCACAAATTTCAATAATGTTGGCGAGCTGCCGCTCACGATGCAGGATTATTTTAAATTTTCCGGTGGTTTCCGCAACATGATGAAGAAAGGCGGCAGCAGTTTCAACGTGTCCTCAAACGATCTTGGGATTTCGCTGCTGCGCAACAACCGCGCCAAGGAAATCGAAACGCGATTCGGTGCCACTAATTTCTCCTATAACGCCACCAAAAGCTGGACGCTCAGCGGTTTCGTCATCCTTTCGTCCTCCACCACAGAGACTGAAACCCGCTCGCAGACCGTCATACTTGAGACAGACGATCAGCAAAAAAGCGATGACAAATCCCTGCAAAAAAGCGAGCTGGGACTATTTAAGTTCAGCTCCAGTTACAAGCCTAATGAAAAATTCCAGTGGGATTACGATGTGCTTTCGAAACTGTCGGATCAGCGCGAAGCCGATAATCTTTTCCGCCAGGCCATTGTAGACAACACAGTAACTTCTGAGGATATTTTTACGAATAAGGCCCAGAGCCCGACTTCGGTGAACCAGAACCTGAGCATGTATTATACCCAAAGTGACAAGAACGTTTTTGCGCTTGAAGTACAGCACCTGTATCAGGACGAAGATCCGTTTTACAACGCCAACCTGCAAACGCAGCCGTTCATGCTAAACGGCTACATTCGCGGTCAGTTGCGCAACGACATCAACCAGCAACGGTTCGTCCGGACCAATAAAATTGACGCCAAACTGGACTACTATTACATGCTGACGCCGAAAAGCAACATCAACCTGACCTTCGGGAATACCTATTCGCACCAGAATTTTAATTCCCATATTTTCCAGATCCTCGATGGCAATAACAGGAATGACCTCAATGCACCCGAGAACAACAATGGGGTACGCTACACATTCAACGATGCGTTCCTCGGGTTTCATTACAAAATATTGAGCGGTAAATTCACATTGACACCGGGTTTCAGCGTCCATTCCTACGATATGGTAAACGTGCAGCAGGGCACCGAATACAAGCAGGATTTTTTCAGGATCCTGCCTGATTTCTTTGCACTGTATCAGATTAAGAAAGCTGAGACACTTACATATAATTTCGCTATTTCAAATGATTTTACCGACATCAGCCAGCTCATCGAAGGCAATGTGTTTTCATCTTACAGCAATTTATTCCGCGGAAACAGGACCTTGGAAAATGCGACCTCGCAGGTACACTCGCTGCGGTATTTCAAATACAATATGTTCAATTTTGAGAATATCACGGGCTACCTGCAATACTCCAGGAAGGTCGATGCGGTGAAGACCAATGCGGTTTTTGACGGCATCAACCAATTTTCAAGCCCGTACAATTCAAACTTTGCCGACGAGAATTTTTCAGCTTTCGGGAATTACGGCCGTTCATTCCTCAGGAATTACAAGGCGTCGGTGAATGCGAGCTTCAATTGGTCGAAGTTCAACAACATCCAGAACGGTGTGTTCCGCGAAACGGAAAGTGTCACCCACAGTTACACCCTGAAGGCGGCCACGATTTACAAGAACCTGCCCAATATTGAGGTGGGCTACAACATCAGCATCAACGATTACAACAATTCGACTTTCATCACTGACAGGCCTTTTGTAAACCTGGATTACTTTTTCCTGAAGCGTTTTTCATTCACTGCAGAGTATGAGTTTTACCACTACCGCAATGACGACAACACCGTCAGTAATGAGTACGATTTCCTGACGGCCAGCCTGAGCTATCAGAAGGAAAACAGCAAATGGGAATTCCGTCTTTCCGGGACAAACCTGCTGAACACGACCTCGCTCAACGACGACGGCTTCACGCAGTTTTCGACCAGGACGTCGCAGTATTTCGTGCAGCCCAGGTACCTGCTGCTTGGAATAAAGTATGATTTGTAGCCCGATCAGTAAATCCGTCGCCAGGCGGATTTTTTTTATCTCAGGATGTCTCGCAAATGAAAAAAGCAATATCTTTCTGCTTCAAAAAAGACAAGATATGAAAAAGCTGTTGCTGTTAGTCCTGCCGTTTTGCGGTGCCTTTGCCCAGCATTCCGACATCAGGCCCGGGGAGTACGAATCCCACAGTATGGGCGCTGATTTCTTATTGCGCATCCACGACAACCAGACTTACGAACTGGTTTTCCTTCGTGGTGATTTTGAAAAGCAGGGCGATACGCTCCATCTCAACACAAACAAAGCGGCCCATGGTGATTTTGTGGTAACCCCTATAGCACGCGACAAAAATGCGAATGCTCTTACTGTTACTTTCCGGGGCATGACTTCAAGGTATTTTCTCAATAGCGTATACATCGGCACACAGCACAGCGACTCGCGTCCGCCGGAATACAAAAGCGCACGCGATTACATAAAGGGTACCGATGAGAGGGATGATGAGTTTACGGCCAGCACACCGGTGTCGGTGAAGATTGACAAGACAAAATTCCTCTACCTGTTGAATTACAAAAACTATTTCACCGAAGATAACAGTGCAAAACCGACGATAATTTCCAAATTTGAAATCCCTGATGACGTTTCGGAAGTGGACGTGGATTTCGATTTCAATCGCATGTCGGACATGAAATTCCGGATTTATCAGGATAAAGAGGGCCAACTCGTGATGACCGAAGGCAAATCGCCGCTGACCTTCGTTTTTAAAGGTGGAGATCGCAACGGGACGACGGTCGCCAAACTGCAGCCACAACTTATCGAAGATACCGATTTTGCCAAAAATGCGGGCATTGTTGCTGACAGGGACGAGCTTCTTGAAGGCGTTATCGAAGACGCTGCCCCGTCATACGCATTTAAATATGCGATTGAACAATCATTCGCCGCGGCGCAGAAAACCACGGCCAAATCAAAAGACAAATTCCTCGTCGTGTATTTCGACTATGAAAACAAACGCAGTCGGGCGGATTTTGATGCGTTCATCAAGCTTGCCGAAACAGACCTTGGATACGCTATGGGAGAGGCATACGTCGAATCTGTGGATCATTTCAATTTCTATCTTGCATCAGATAAAGACAAAGCCTTGTTGGCTAAAAACAGGCTTGATGCAAAAAAGCCGCAAATCCTGGTGTACAACGCTGCCGGCGATTTGATTTACCATACGTCGGAGACGTTGAAGAAGTCTATGTATTTCCGGAGTTATAATTCTGCTTATGCCGATTTAAAGCAGGCCGATGAGCACCTGAAATTTGACCGCACCCTCTCAAACAAGAAGGCCGCTGCGCCGGAGCTGGTCAAAGCGTTTAATGCCATCTCAAAAACAGAAAGGATCCAATATGAAACAACAGTTGCAGACAGCACTACCGTAGACTATGAGACCGAATTGGAAGTTGTGCCGGCTGTTGATACGGTGGCTGCGGCATACAGTGATTACGCGCGCGCGGCAGTGATCCGTGACCGTGATCATCTGTATAAATTAAAGGCCACTCCGTCGGAAGTACGGGCGAAGTGGCTGCAGATCGTACAGTTCTACAAAAAATCAAACGCGTACAATCAGGATTATATCGACACCGGGCTCAGCGAACTGCTGGGTGACGGATTCAACTCAAGGCTCTTCAATGATAACGCAGAACCCGATGCTGCGACGTTCGATTTTCTGGATTATGTTTTTTTACAGATGCCCGAAATCAAAAAGGCCGAAGCCGCGCCTCACCAATCCGAAGATGCGGAACGCAATGACATTGACAGCGTGCTTGGTTCCTTCTTTGGGGACCATGCTTATACGGCGGATCAGTCGCAGCAGGATAAGATTAGCGCATATTACAAGAAGTACATTGCGTTATCCGGTGGAAATCCTGCGTTGCTACAGGCGTATTTCTATTTCGTACAGAACGGGCTGTCGCCGAAAACTGAGCGCGAGTACCTCGATTCGTATGCTGATTTTTTCAATTCAGTCATCAAGCCTGAGTCGGGAGTGATTGAAAACCTCGACCGTGCATTCGGCGAATCGTTTTCGGACCATACCGACTGGCAGGGATTTAAGTATGAGTTTTCCAATTCCGCCAATACTGTGGCCTGGTATGTCGTAGAGCATAAGCTTGGCAAACCTGATCTTGAAAAGGCAATCAGGTGGTCAGAGGTGAGTCATCGGATTGACAGCAAAAACGCCTATTTCCTCGACACCCTCGCGCAGTTGTATTATCTCAACGGGCAGAAGCAGAAGGCAATTGCAACCGAAGAACGCGCCGCGTCGGCCGCTGCCGGACTCGATGACCCGGCCGTCAAGCTGCAATACGAAGAGATTCTTGAGAAAATGAAAAAAGGTACTTACTGATTACCAAAGGCATTGACAAGGGCCGTCCGGTTGGATTTTCCTGAAGTTCAGGTAACGGTACCACCATTCGGTGCGGATCAGACCGGTTTTTCTTAGGTCAGTCACGACAGTGGTATCACTTTTATGGACGATTGTACAATGAATCGCCCAGTCGGGGTGGGCCTTCACCCAGTTGGAAGCGCGGTAACGGAATTCGGTTACGGGAAAGATAAATCCTTCCGCTTTCTCCTTTTGCAGCCTTTCGTCCAGTTTAAGGACGAGGATGTTGTCTTCTTCAAATTTGAAAATCTTGGTTTTCCGGGTGTCTATCAACAGATGATTGCTCCTGCTTTTTTCGGTCACCAGATTGCTGAACATGGTCAGATTGGCGGAATTCCCCAGGCCGATGTACGTTTTCATCGACCACAGGCTGATGAGAACGCAGCAACATGCGGGAATCAAATACTGCCTAAACCGAGGCCCGGTATCTGCAGCGCGGTAATGCCTGAGGTAGTACGCAAAAAACCACAGCGCCCCAAAATTGAAAAGCGCCCCGTGCAGGTGAGGCACCTCCTGTGCAATAATGTATTTGTCGAGGAAAGGCTTTGCTATGCTCGCTGTGACGATAAAGGCCAAGTAAACCCGTATGTGCCTTATCAAACCGGAATCGATTGAGCGTCTTTCGAAATCGATCAGGCAGCCTAAAATCAGGAAACACGCAAGTGCGGAGAAATCGCCGAAAACCGTCAGGCCCAAATACAGGTGAAACAATAGCAATAACATGGCGCTGTATTTCCTTGTCTTATTCCAGAGCAGCCCAAATGGCAGCACCATTTCTATAAAAATAGTGGCGTATTGAAAAAATGAGGAGAGTTGTGGCGAAAGCGTCACCGGTTTTGCTGTAAAGATTGAAAAAGCATAGGCGTTGATGTCGTTTACACAACTGACGCTGCTGTTAAAAAAGTCGGTGTTAAGCTTATGAAATCCTGTATAAAAATACACCGTAACGAGAGAAAACCTGAAAATCCTTGAGATGAGGCCGTCCGGAATTCTAAAATTCCGGTTTGAAACTTTTGCCAACAGCAATCCCAGGATCACGATCTCGATGAAAAATTCAAGGTTGGAATGGTTGGCCATGCGTGGGAATTTGCCCCAGAAATACGTCAGCGTCAGCAGACAATTGGCAACTGCCGCCCACCAGTGCCGGATGTGTATCATCGACACCGTTCCAAAGAAAATAAGTACCAGTGAAAAGACAAGATCTTTCCTGTACATCGAGTGAAAATTCATCAACAGTGCGCCGTTGAAGAAGGCGAGTAGCATCAGGTAGCCCGGATGCGAAATCAAACCCGCGGCGGTTTTGGACTGAAAAGGACGTATGAATTTATCGAACATTACCCGGTTTGTATGCTGCAAATTAATAAAAAAAAGCCCGACTGTTGCCGGGCTTCTGGTTTATTGTGCGTATGATTACAGTCCGAAGGCTGTCTTTACCTTGTCAACATAATCGAGTTTTTCCCAGGTGAACAACTCAACGGTTACAGTTTTTGTTTCTCCGGTAGGGCTTTTGAAAGTTTTGGTGACGGTTTCCGGTTTGCGTCCCATGTGGCCGTAAGCCGCCGTTTCACTGTAAATCGGGTTTCTCAGTTTCAGTCTTTGTTCGATAAAATAGGGGCGCATGTCAAATATGGCTTCCACCTTTTTAGCGATTTCCCCATCCGTCAGGCTTACTTTCGACGTTCCGTATGTATTGATGTAAATTCCCATTGGCTTGGCCACGCCGATAGCGTAGGAGACCTGAACCAGTATTTCATCAGCGATGCCTGCGGCAACAAGGTTTTTTGCGATATGCCTTGTAGCGTACGCAGCACTTCGGTCTACTTTACTTGGGTCTTTTCCCGAAAATGCACCTCCGCCATGGGCGCCTTTTCCGCCGTACGTGTCTACAATGATTTTGCGGCCTGTCAATCCGGTGTCGCCATGCGGTCCGCCGATCACAAACTTGCCTGTAGGATTGATATGGTATTCAATCTTGTCGTTGAAAAGGTGTGCGTATTGCGGATATTTGGAAATAATCCTTGGAATCAGCAATTCGATAATGTCATTCTTGATTTTGGAGAGCATCGCAGCTTCCTCATCGAAGTCATCATGCTGTGTCGATATTACGATGGCATCGATACGGGACGGTTTGTTATTGTTGTCGTATTCCAATGTGACCTGAGACTTTGCATCAGGACGCAGGTAGGTAATCTGGGTGCTTTCACGGCGCATTTCCGCAAGTTCCTGAAGCAGTTTGTGCGACAGGTCAAGGGCCAGAGGCATATAATCGGCGGTTTCATTGGTGGCATAACCGAACATCATCCCCTGGTCACCGGCGCCCTGCTCTTCCTTATTGGCACGATCGACACCCTGGTTAATGTCCTGCGACTGTTCGTGAATCGCAGACAGCACACCGCAGGAATTGGCTTCAAACATGTATTCGCTTTTTGTGTATCCTATTTTTTTGATGACATCCCTGGCAATTTGCTGTACGTCAAGATAGGTTTTCGATTTCACTTCTCCTGCGAGAATGACCTGTCCGGTGGTTACGAGCGTTTCGCAGGCCACTTTTGAGTCGGTATCAAAAGCCAGGAAATTATCGATTAAGGCGTCGGATATCTGATCGGCAACTTTGTCCGGATGCCCTTCACTTACAGATTCAGAAGTAAACAAATAAGCCATAAAATATGATTTAATAAAGTTATCGGAAAAAAAAGGATTGCAGGGACTAAAGAAGGGAACTTGCTTTAGCATTTTTTAATGAGGTTGCAATCAGTCAAATTTCTCCTCTTTTTAATTTTTCGCACGCAAATGTATGAAACCGTTTCTTAAAATTTATATGGATTTGAAAATAAGTTTTTTTTATTTCAAAAAAGGATTACTTTTACCGTTCATTAAATCAATTAATTAAAAATTATGAAAAAACTATTACTATTTACGGGTCTCCTTTTGGGCTCCCTGAGCATGTATGCCCAGCTTACGTGCGCTACTGCAACGAACATCAGTGGTTCAGGCACATTTGTTTGTCCGGCTATTACGGGTACCTATCCGTCAGGAACGGGGTTGTGCATAGCAGGAACAGCTACGCCAAAAGCTATTTGGTATAAATTTACGCCTTCTGCGAGCGGATTATTGTCAGTTACAAGTGTAATTGCCGCTAACCCTGTTGCATCGACAGACACGCGTTTGAGCATTTACAGCGGTACTTGTGCTGCTTACACTTGCGTAGATTACAACGATGACATTAATGAAGCCGGTGGCGATTATCGTTCGGTGCTTAACAATATCACTGTAACTGCAAACACGACTTACTACATCGTATGGGATAACAGGTGGTCTGCTACTGGATTTTCATTTGAGGTAACCTTTACACCTCAAACTTGTTTCCAGCCAACAGGTTTTACCTACACTGCTCCTCCAACCACTACTTCAGTTTCTTTAGGATGGACAGAACCTGCACAGGGGTTCCCTTCCGGATACGATTTTGAGTATGGTCCTAAAGGATTTACCCAAGGTACAGGGACGATGTTGTCAACTGCTGATACAAGCATCGCGTTAACTACATTGAGTCCGAACTCTATCTACGATTTCTACATCAGGTCTAATTGTGGATTTGGCGATTACAGCGTTTGGGCTGGTCCTATTTCTTTTGCTACCGTATTTACTTCTGCACCGACTCCTTACAACACAAGCTTCGAAGAAACCAATTTCGGATTTATCGGATGGACTCAGGATGCTCCGGACAACTACGCCGGAGAAACATGGAGTGTGTATCCTGCAGGCGTTGGAAGTACTTTAGTTCAGGATGGAGCCAATATGGCTTTGATTTTCGCAGGAACCGTTGCTCAGGGCAATAACGACGTGTGGTTGCTTTCAAGAGGGGTGGATTTGACAGCGAATGCTCCTGTTACTGTTTCTTACTACATCAGAAATTATTTGGGTACAGGTGCAACAGGTTCTTCAACATATGAACTGAAAGCCGGTATGACCCAGGATATCGCCGGAATGACAATTCCAGTTGCTGCCGAGACTGTATCGGACGTTACTTATGTTCAAAAAACTTATACATTTACTCCTGCTACAACCGGAACTTACTATTTAGGTTTCCATTCTACAAACGCAGCT
The nucleotide sequence above comes from Flavobacterium magnum. Encoded proteins:
- a CDS encoding HTTM domain-containing protein; the protein is MFDKFIRPFQSKTAAGLISHPGYLMLLAFFNGALLMNFHSMYRKDLVFSLVLIFFGTVSMIHIRHWWAAVANCLLTLTYFWGKFPRMANHSNLEFFIEIVILGLLLAKVSNRNFRIPDGLISRIFRFSLVTVYFYTGFHKLNTDFFNSSVSCVNDINAYAFSIFTAKPVTLSPQLSSFFQYATIFIEMVLPFGLLWNKTRKYSAMLLLLFHLYLGLTVFGDFSALACFLILGCLIDFERRSIDSGLIRHIRVYLAFIVTASIAKPFLDKYIIAQEVPHLHGALFNFGALWFFAYYLRHYRAADTGPRFRQYLIPACCCVLISLWSMKTYIGLGNSANLTMFSNLVTEKSRSNHLLIDTRKTKIFKFEEDNILVLKLDERLQKEKAEGFIFPVTEFRYRASNWVKAHPDWAIHCTIVHKSDTTVVTDLRKTGLIRTEWWYRYLNFRKIQPDGPCQCLW
- the metK gene encoding methionine adenosyltransferase; this translates as MAYLFTSESVSEGHPDKVADQISDALIDNFLAFDTDSKVACETLVTTGQVILAGEVKSKTYLDVQQIARDVIKKIGYTKSEYMFEANSCGVLSAIHEQSQDINQGVDRANKEEQGAGDQGMMFGYATNETADYMPLALDLSHKLLQELAEMRRESTQITYLRPDAKSQVTLEYDNNNKPSRIDAIVISTQHDDFDEEAAMLSKIKNDIIELLIPRIISKYPQYAHLFNDKIEYHINPTGKFVIGGPHGDTGLTGRKIIVDTYGGKGAHGGGAFSGKDPSKVDRSAAYATRHIAKNLVAAGIADEILVQVSYAIGVAKPMGIYINTYGTSKVSLTDGEIAKKVEAIFDMRPYFIEQRLKLRNPIYSETAAYGHMGRKPETVTKTFKSPTGETKTVTVELFTWEKLDYVDKVKTAFGL
- a CDS encoding T9SS type A sorting domain-containing protein codes for the protein MKKLLLFTGLLLGSLSMYAQLTCATATNISGSGTFVCPAITGTYPSGTGLCIAGTATPKAIWYKFTPSASGLLSVTSVIAANPVASTDTRLSIYSGTCAAYTCVDYNDDINEAGGDYRSVLNNITVTANTTYYIVWDNRWSATGFSFEVTFTPQTCFQPTGFTYTAPPTTTSVSLGWTEPAQGFPSGYDFEYGPKGFTQGTGTMLSTADTSIALTTLSPNSIYDFYIRSNCGFGDYSVWAGPISFATVFTSAPTPYNTSFEETNFGFIGWTQDAPDNYAGETWSVYPAGVGSTLVQDGANMALIFAGTVAQGNNDVWLLSRGVDLTANAPVTVSYYIRNYLGTGATGSSTYELKAGMTQDIAGMTIPVAAETVSDVTYVQKTYTFTPATTGTYYLGFHSTNAANTTAQATFLDNVSVSQVLGTEDVLASQFSVYPNPTSNVVNISNTLDAMITKVTITDLKGRTVKSNNVAAASNIQISTSDLSSGVYMLNITSDKGTVVKKIIKK
- a CDS encoding TonB-dependent receptor; this encodes MRKFLLLLVLVSFSAHAQTVKMEGFVTDGAAVPMEMANVMAVNLDTKAMDSYSITNDKGRFQLALKPNSAYTIKISYIGFKAVELAINTTTENIVKNITLEEGAVLDEVEIVHEMPVSIKGDTIVYNADSFTSGTERKLEDVLKKLPGVEVNADGEVEVEGKKVQKLMVEGKDFFDGDTKLGVKNIPADAIDKVQVLRNYNEIGALKGLENNEESVAMNIKLKDGKKNFWFGDFTAAAGPDKRYLVNPKLFYYNPKYSVNLITNFNNVGELPLTMQDYFKFSGGFRNMMKKGGSSFNVSSNDLGISLLRNNRAKEIETRFGATNFSYNATKSWTLSGFVILSSSTTETETRSQTVILETDDQQKSDDKSLQKSELGLFKFSSSYKPNEKFQWDYDVLSKLSDQREADNLFRQAIVDNTVTSEDIFTNKAQSPTSVNQNLSMYYTQSDKNVFALEVQHLYQDEDPFYNANLQTQPFMLNGYIRGQLRNDINQQRFVRTNKIDAKLDYYYMLTPKSNINLTFGNTYSHQNFNSHIFQILDGNNRNDLNAPENNNGVRYTFNDAFLGFHYKILSGKFTLTPGFSVHSYDMVNVQQGTEYKQDFFRILPDFFALYQIKKAETLTYNFAISNDFTDISQLIEGNVFSSYSNLFRGNRTLENATSQVHSLRYFKYNMFNFENITGYLQYSRKVDAVKTNAVFDGINQFSSPYNSNFADENFSAFGNYGRSFLRNYKASVNASFNWSKFNNIQNGVFRETESVTHSYTLKAATIYKNLPNIEVGYNISINDYNNSTFITDRPFVNLDYFFLKRFSFTAEYEFYHYRNDDNTVSNEYDFLTASLSYQKENSKWEFRLSGTNLLNTTSLNDDGFTQFSTRTSQYFVQPRYLLLGIKYDL